The following coding sequences lie in one Chthoniobacterales bacterium genomic window:
- the sufD gene encoding Fe-S cluster assembly protein SufD, translating to MPESTVAPPSAFPAWFQAEQAAALAEYESTPAPTRRDEAWRFANLKALDLSAFVPAPPVASEGKLITASTGLGGLDSNPGGGCAARLIFGNDTLVHREAASLPEGVIVKPLAEAATENEALFREYFMALPVELGSHKYAQLHKARLAGGVLVYVPKNVEVALPIEIFHWVEGENSSVFPHTLIVLGDNAKATVVDHFKSADGARAFACGINDFHLARGAQLTYVAVQDWSRDTLAFHLNSTLVGRDASATALLENFGGAYVRGESFSRLAGEGSRSIMLSMNPLDGTRFIDQRTLQDHVAPNTFSDLLYRNALDDKSQAIFAGLIRPGVGAARTDGYQKMENLMLSEDAIAHGMPGLEILTDDVRCTHGATSGGVSPDELFYMQARGISENQGRRLIVAGFFNSLLERIEDEALRAKLAAALAQRFGIS from the coding sequence ATGCCCGAAAGCACCGTCGCGCCCCCGAGCGCCTTCCCCGCCTGGTTCCAGGCCGAACAAGCCGCCGCCCTGGCGGAATACGAGTCCACCCCCGCGCCGACCCGCCGCGACGAAGCCTGGCGTTTCGCCAACCTCAAGGCGCTCGACCTCTCCGCGTTTGTCCCGGCCCCGCCCGTCGCGAGCGAAGGCAAGCTCATCACCGCCTCCACGGGTCTCGGCGGCTTGGATTCGAACCCCGGCGGGGGTTGCGCCGCCCGCCTGATCTTCGGCAACGACACGCTCGTTCACCGCGAGGCCGCCAGCCTTCCGGAAGGCGTGATCGTCAAGCCGCTCGCCGAGGCCGCAACGGAAAACGAAGCGCTCTTCCGCGAGTATTTCATGGCGCTGCCCGTCGAGCTCGGCTCGCACAAATACGCCCAGCTCCACAAGGCCCGCCTCGCGGGCGGCGTGCTCGTCTACGTGCCGAAAAACGTCGAGGTCGCCCTGCCGATCGAAATTTTCCACTGGGTCGAGGGAGAGAACAGCTCCGTCTTCCCGCACACGCTCATCGTCCTCGGCGACAACGCGAAGGCCACCGTCGTCGACCACTTCAAATCCGCCGACGGCGCCCGCGCCTTCGCCTGCGGCATCAACGACTTCCACCTCGCCCGCGGCGCGCAGCTCACCTACGTCGCCGTGCAGGATTGGAGCCGCGATACCCTCGCATTCCACCTCAACTCCACCCTCGTCGGCCGTGACGCGAGCGCCACGGCGCTGCTCGAGAACTTCGGCGGCGCCTACGTCCGCGGCGAATCCTTCAGCAGGCTCGCCGGAGAGGGCTCCCGCAGCATCATGCTTTCGATGAATCCGCTGGACGGCACCCGTTTCATCGACCAGCGCACGCTCCAGGACCACGTCGCGCCGAACACCTTCAGCGACCTCCTCTATCGCAACGCTCTCGACGATAAGTCACAGGCCATCTTCGCCGGTCTCATCCGCCCCGGCGTCGGCGCGGCCCGCACCGACGGCTACCAGAAGATGGAAAACCTCATGCTCAGCGAGGACGCCATCGCCCACGGCATGCCCGGTTTGGAAATTCTCACCGACGACGTTCGCTGCACCCACGGCGCGACCAGCGGCGGCGTGAGCCCCGACGAACTCTTCTACATGCAGGCCCGCGGCATCTCCGAAAACCAGGGCCGGCGACTCATCGTGGCCGGCTTCTTCAATTCGCTCCTCGAGCGCATCGAGGACGAAGCCCTTCGCGCGAAACTCGCCGCCGCGCTCGCCCAGCGATTCGGGATTTCCTGA
- a CDS encoding J domain-containing protein, whose translation MAVQYRDYYQTLGVAKTASQDEIKSAFRKLARKFHPDTAADKKTAEEKFKEVNEAYEVLGDPEKRRKYDEFGANWEHGASMPRGGWSQAGGFPGGAGRGGFRTDEGVDFEFGGTGFSDFFEQMFGARRGGGFRSGGFDPGPQRGGDIEADILVTLEEAFHGSTRQISFRRGDSPETQTYTVKIPKGVREGQRIRLAGQGSAGAAGGSAGDLFLRIKLQKHPDYDVEGSDLYREIPVPAWKCVLGGEAEIQTLSGRGKLKIPAGSQDGQKLRLGGKGLPKSDASSGDLFVVISVKLPTRVSDKQRALWEQLRHVEGSE comes from the coding sequence ATGGCCGTTCAGTATCGCGATTATTACCAGACCCTCGGCGTGGCGAAGACCGCCAGCCAGGATGAAATCAAGAGCGCTTTCCGCAAACTCGCGCGCAAATTTCATCCCGACACCGCCGCCGACAAGAAGACCGCCGAGGAAAAGTTCAAGGAGGTCAACGAGGCCTACGAAGTGCTCGGCGATCCCGAAAAGCGCCGAAAATACGACGAATTCGGCGCGAACTGGGAACACGGCGCCAGCATGCCGCGCGGTGGATGGTCGCAAGCGGGCGGATTTCCCGGCGGCGCCGGTCGCGGCGGCTTCCGCACCGATGAGGGCGTCGATTTCGAGTTCGGCGGCACGGGCTTCAGCGACTTTTTCGAGCAGATGTTCGGCGCCCGCCGCGGGGGCGGCTTTCGCTCCGGCGGGTTCGATCCCGGCCCGCAGCGCGGCGGCGACATCGAGGCTGACATCCTCGTCACGCTCGAGGAAGCGTTTCATGGCTCAACCCGGCAGATTTCGTTTCGCCGGGGCGATTCTCCGGAAACGCAAACCTACACCGTCAAGATTCCGAAAGGCGTGCGGGAAGGGCAGCGCATCCGCCTCGCCGGGCAGGGCAGCGCCGGCGCAGCCGGCGGAAGCGCAGGCGATCTCTTTCTGCGCATCAAGCTCCAGAAGCACCCGGATTACGACGTGGAAGGCAGCGACCTTTACCGGGAGATCCCGGTTCCCGCATGGAAATGCGTGCTGGGAGGAGAGGCCGAGATCCAAACCCTCAGCGGCCGGGGAAAACTCAAAATTCCCGCGGGCTCTCAGGACGGACAGAAGCTTCGTTTGGGCGGCAAAGGACTTCCCAAGAGTGACGCCTCCTCCGGCGACCTCTTCGTCGTGATTTCGGTGAAATTACCGACCCGGGTCTCCGACAAGCAAAGAGCACTCTGGGAGCAGCTCCGACACGTCGAAGGAAGCGAGTAG
- the serS gene encoding serine--tRNA ligase, producing MLDIRLIREQPDEVKTRLASRGADLSADIDAVLACDRDRRASETELQQLLADRKRLSKEIGMLRSRGEDSSAIEAEVKSFGDRMDALNRVATELDEKQRGILLGIPNLPAADVPAGANADANPVVREWGRKPALERTEDHVAIGARLGLFDFELATKISGSGFVCYTGAGARLERALINFLLDLHTGEHGYREVIPPLLVRPEMLVGTSQLPKFADQLYHSGEDDVYLVPTAEVPVTNLENGELKALADLPIRYAAYTPCFRREAGAAGLGTRGLIRLHQFDKVELVKITTPENSAAELEALTADAEKVLQLLGLHYRVIELCTGDLGFGSQKTYDIEVWSPGQQGYLEVSSCSNFGDYQARRMNVRFKDADGKNRFCHTLNGSGTALARLYVALIESGLQPDGSILLPEPLHRYFGSDRIG from the coding sequence ATGCTCGACATCCGTCTCATTCGCGAACAACCCGACGAAGTCAAAACGCGCCTCGCCAGCCGCGGGGCGGATTTGTCTGCCGACATCGACGCCGTTCTCGCATGCGACCGCGATCGCCGCGCGAGCGAAACCGAGCTCCAGCAGCTGCTCGCGGATCGCAAGCGGCTGAGCAAGGAGATCGGCATGCTGCGGTCGCGCGGAGAGGATTCCTCGGCGATCGAGGCCGAGGTGAAGAGCTTCGGGGACCGGATGGATGCGTTGAATCGCGTCGCCACGGAGCTGGACGAGAAACAGCGCGGCATCCTGCTGGGCATTCCCAATCTCCCCGCTGCGGATGTGCCGGCGGGCGCCAACGCTGACGCGAATCCCGTGGTGCGCGAGTGGGGGCGGAAACCCGCGCTGGAGCGCACCGAGGATCACGTCGCCATCGGCGCGCGGCTTGGCCTCTTCGATTTCGAACTCGCGACGAAGATCAGCGGCAGCGGCTTCGTTTGCTACACCGGCGCGGGGGCACGGCTCGAGCGCGCGCTCATCAATTTTCTGCTCGATCTTCACACTGGCGAACACGGTTACCGCGAGGTGATTCCGCCGCTTCTCGTGCGGCCGGAGATGCTCGTCGGCACCTCGCAGCTGCCGAAATTTGCCGACCAGCTTTATCACAGCGGCGAGGACGATGTTTATCTCGTGCCGACCGCGGAAGTGCCGGTGACGAACCTGGAAAATGGGGAACTCAAGGCGCTCGCCGACCTGCCGATCCGGTATGCGGCCTACACGCCCTGTTTCCGCCGGGAGGCCGGCGCGGCGGGACTCGGCACGCGCGGGCTCATTCGCCTGCACCAGTTCGACAAGGTCGAGCTCGTGAAAATCACGACGCCGGAGAATTCCGCGGCGGAGCTGGAAGCGCTCACGGCCGACGCGGAGAAGGTGCTCCAGCTTCTCGGGCTGCACTATCGCGTGATCGAGCTGTGCACCGGCGACCTCGGCTTTGGCTCGCAGAAGACCTACGACATCGAAGTCTGGTCGCCCGGGCAGCAGGGCTACCTCGAGGTTTCGAGTTGCTCGAATTTCGGCGATTACCAGGCGCGGCGCATGAACGTGCGCTTCAAGGATGCCGATGGGAAGAACCGCTTCTGCCACACGCTCAACGGCTCCGGCACCGCTCTCGCGCGGCTTTACGTCGCGCTCATCGAGAGCGGCCTGCAACCAGACGGCTCGATCCTTTTGCCCGAGCCACTCCATCGCTATTTTGGAAGCGATCGCATCGGGTGA
- the tilS gene encoding tRNA lysidine(34) synthetase TilS, which produces MEAIASGDPFLADLKAALSGPKRALVAVSGGRDSVALLHGLHALGWKKLTVVHLDHQLRGRVSRADAKFVERLAAKLGLRCVSGRADVRGYAAERGISIETAARELRHVLLAGVARGERCRDVFLAHHAEDQVETCLFNFLRGSGAAGLAGMRVETTLELGSVRLHVRRPMLKIRRAAIDAFLSSRRIRWREDASNRSPEHTRNRLRIRILPALAEEFGPSFSDAILRAAEILAVEEDWMRGEVERVDVSGDLTVRDLAAAPLALRRRVVRAWLDAAGVADVGFAETERVLTLLDPAGPAKINLPGGRHARRRQGEIFLEPR; this is translated from the coding sequence TTGGAAGCGATCGCATCGGGTGATCCGTTCCTCGCGGATCTGAAGGCGGCGCTTTCCGGCCCAAAGCGCGCGCTCGTCGCCGTCTCGGGCGGCCGCGATTCCGTCGCCCTGTTGCATGGTCTGCACGCGCTCGGTTGGAAGAAGCTGACCGTGGTGCATCTCGACCACCAGTTGCGTGGCCGGGTCTCGCGGGCGGATGCGAAGTTCGTCGAGCGGCTGGCTGCGAAGCTGGGACTTCGCTGCGTGTCTGGTCGGGCCGATGTGCGCGGCTATGCGGCCGAACGCGGGATTTCGATCGAGACGGCGGCGCGCGAGCTGCGGCACGTGCTGCTGGCCGGCGTGGCGCGGGGTGAACGGTGCCGCGACGTGTTTCTCGCCCACCACGCGGAAGATCAGGTCGAGACGTGCCTGTTCAATTTCCTGCGCGGCAGCGGCGCCGCCGGGCTGGCCGGAATGCGAGTCGAGACGACGCTCGAGCTCGGCTCCGTGAGGTTGCATGTGCGTCGACCGATGCTGAAAATTCGCCGGGCGGCGATCGACGCGTTTCTCTCCTCCCGCCGGATTCGCTGGCGTGAGGACGCGAGCAACCGAAGCCCGGAGCATACGCGGAACCGTCTGCGCATCCGCATCCTGCCCGCGCTGGCGGAGGAATTTGGGCCGTCGTTTTCCGACGCGATCCTGCGGGCGGCAGAGATCCTGGCGGTCGAGGAAGACTGGATGCGCGGGGAGGTGGAACGCGTCGATGTTTCGGGCGACCTGACCGTGCGCGACCTTGCTGCCGCGCCGCTCGCGCTGCGCCGCCGCGTAGTTCGGGCGTGGCTGGACGCCGCGGGCGTAGCGGATGTGGGATTCGCCGAAACGGAGCGGGTGCTCACGTTGCTCGATCCCGCCGGGCCGGCAAAAATCAATCTCCCCGGCGGACGCCACGCCCGCCGGCGACAGGGGGAAATCTTTCTGGAGCCGAGATGA
- a CDS encoding deoxyribodipyrimidine photo-lyase, protein MKLVIHWFRRDLRVTDNTALAAAARDAESVLPVYIQSPWKGSHRWTGPHRQEFLCGSLAALDGNLRAIGSRLIVRRGDAVEELTKLAHEVKAEAIYFNRDPDPFGRATEERLASAGLETRGFQDICIHEGDEVLTGKGEPFRVFTPYSKAWLKLPKPAASGRLRKLTTPAHPTSGEPPKLEDWSLESSGTIIEPGERAARERLTRFLAGPITRYAQDRDLPAGQTSSRLSQDLRYGLLSIREVFARCEARAAELPAAARKSVHTFVNELIWREFYVQILWHWPEVLEQDFSPKFRRMRWTGDERHFARWRDGETGFPIVDAAMRQLAQTGFMPNRVRMIVAMFLTKDLQLHWRLGEQYFMQQLTDGEIASNNGGWQWSAGTGADAAPYFRIQNPWTQSARFDAEGRYIKEWLPELRDVPPERLSRPPTDGRALAKGYPLPMVDHAEAREKTLAMFNNTPE, encoded by the coding sequence TTGAAACTCGTCATCCACTGGTTCCGCCGCGACCTGCGCGTCACGGACAACACCGCCCTCGCCGCCGCCGCTCGCGACGCCGAAAGCGTGCTCCCGGTTTACATTCAGAGCCCTTGGAAAGGCTCGCACCGCTGGACCGGCCCGCACCGGCAGGAGTTTCTCTGCGGTTCGCTCGCCGCGCTGGATGGCAACCTTCGCGCCATCGGGAGCCGGCTGATCGTTCGCCGGGGCGACGCCGTGGAAGAGCTGACGAAGCTCGCGCACGAGGTGAAAGCAGAGGCGATCTACTTCAACCGCGATCCCGATCCCTTCGGTCGCGCCACCGAGGAACGCCTCGCCAGCGCCGGCCTCGAGACGCGCGGCTTTCAGGACATCTGCATTCACGAGGGCGACGAGGTGCTCACGGGCAAGGGCGAACCGTTTCGCGTCTTCACACCGTATTCCAAGGCGTGGCTCAAGCTGCCAAAACCCGCCGCCTCCGGCCGACTGCGCAAACTCACGACACCGGCACATCCGACATCCGGCGAGCCGCCGAAACTGGAGGACTGGAGCCTCGAATCCTCGGGAACCATCATCGAACCCGGCGAGCGGGCCGCCCGCGAACGCCTCACGCGTTTTCTCGCCGGCCCGATTACCCGCTACGCACAGGACCGTGACCTCCCCGCCGGCCAGACCTCCTCGCGGCTCTCCCAGGACCTGCGCTACGGCCTGCTCTCCATCCGCGAAGTCTTCGCACGTTGCGAAGCCCGGGCCGCCGAGCTCCCCGCAGCCGCTCGCAAAAGCGTGCACACCTTCGTCAACGAGCTCATCTGGCGCGAGTTCTACGTGCAGATCCTCTGGCACTGGCCCGAGGTGCTCGAGCAGGATTTCAGCCCGAAGTTCCGCCGCATGCGCTGGACCGGCGACGAACGACACTTCGCCCGCTGGCGGGACGGGGAAACCGGCTTCCCGATCGTCGACGCCGCCATGCGCCAGCTCGCGCAGACCGGATTCATGCCAAACCGCGTCCGCATGATCGTCGCGATGTTTCTCACGAAGGACCTCCAGCTCCACTGGCGGCTCGGCGAGCAATACTTCATGCAGCAGCTCACCGACGGCGAGATCGCCAGCAACAACGGCGGCTGGCAATGGAGCGCAGGCACCGGCGCCGATGCGGCACCCTACTTTCGCATCCAGAATCCCTGGACGCAGTCCGCCCGCTTCGACGCAGAGGGCCGCTACATCAAAGAATGGCTGCCCGAGCTGCGCGACGTGCCGCCGGAGAGGCTCTCGCGCCCACCGACCGATGGTCGCGCCCTGGCAAAGGGCTATCCGCTGCCGATGGTCGACCACGCCGAGGCGCGGGAAAAGACGCTCGCAATGTTCAACAACACGCCCGAGTGA
- the lpxI gene encoding UDP-2,3-diacylglucosamine diphosphatase LpxI (LpxI, functionally equivalent to LpxH, replaces it in LPS biosynthesis in a minority of bacteria.) has product MDTPETLFLIAGSGRYPELVVRAARKAGVARIAVAAFENETSPETTALADDVAWMRVGQLGRMLDAAKKSGAAHAMMAGQIAPKNLFDLRPDVKALMLLATIKERNAETLFGAIADALAKIGIELLPATTFLEDQLASDGHIAGPKLKAREIEDAAFGLRIAKETSRLDIGQTVVVKNGTVLAVEAFEGTNEAIERGGRLGRGGGLVVKVSKPGQDMRFDVPVVGDQTLERAASAGLRGIVVEKDRVLLLDRERLCRLADEKRLTIYGV; this is encoded by the coding sequence TTGGACACTCCCGAGACCCTCTTCCTCATTGCCGGCAGCGGCCGCTACCCGGAACTCGTCGTTCGCGCGGCGCGCAAGGCTGGCGTGGCCCGCATCGCCGTGGCGGCCTTCGAGAACGAAACCAGCCCGGAGACGACGGCCCTTGCGGACGATGTCGCGTGGATGCGTGTGGGGCAGCTCGGCAGAATGCTCGATGCCGCGAAGAAATCCGGCGCCGCGCATGCGATGATGGCGGGACAGATCGCGCCGAAGAATCTTTTCGACCTGCGCCCCGACGTGAAGGCGCTGATGCTCCTCGCGACGATCAAGGAGCGCAATGCCGAGACGCTGTTCGGCGCCATTGCCGACGCGCTCGCGAAGATCGGCATCGAGCTGCTGCCGGCGACGACGTTTCTCGAGGACCAGCTTGCGTCCGACGGCCACATTGCCGGGCCGAAGCTCAAGGCGCGCGAGATCGAGGACGCAGCGTTCGGCCTGCGGATCGCGAAGGAGACAAGCCGGCTCGACATTGGGCAGACGGTCGTCGTGAAGAACGGCACCGTGCTCGCCGTCGAGGCCTTCGAGGGCACGAATGAGGCCATCGAGCGAGGCGGCCGGCTTGGCCGCGGCGGCGGGCTGGTCGTGAAGGTATCCAAGCCGGGGCAGGACATGCGTTTCGACGTGCCGGTGGTTGGCGACCAGACGCTGGAGCGCGCAGCTTCCGCCGGGCTGCGCGGCATCGTCGTCGAGAAGGACCGCGTGCTGTTGCTCGATCGCGAGCGCCTTTGCCGGCTTGCCGATGAGAAGCGGCTCACCATTTACGGAGTGTAA
- a CDS encoding Gfo/Idh/MocA family oxidoreductase, with translation MRIVKAGVVGTGSMGMNHVRVYSELEGCELAAVYDANTAAAEAAGKKFRVPVARTLEEFADLVDAATVCTPTVTHYEIGKLLLERGRHLLVEKPIADKPEHARALSELAKERGCVLQVGHIERFNPALQALEAKLRNPRFLEVTRLSPYPNRSMDVGVVLDVMIHDIEIILHLVRSPIVSMDPVGVSVLSKGEDIANVRFRFENGCVANVTASRISMDKLRKIRVFQEDAYLSLDYQKQDGVMYRVVDGKIVREGVEVVKGEPLRNELESFLACARDGLQPKVSGQAAADALDIALEITRQIEAADPRKGIERPDVKLPGLLNLLRPQ, from the coding sequence ATGAGGATCGTCAAAGCGGGGGTCGTCGGCACGGGCAGCATGGGCATGAACCATGTGCGGGTGTATTCGGAACTGGAGGGCTGCGAACTCGCGGCCGTCTACGATGCGAATACCGCCGCCGCCGAGGCCGCCGGGAAAAAATTTCGCGTGCCCGTGGCGCGCACGCTCGAGGAGTTTGCCGACCTCGTGGACGCCGCGACGGTTTGCACGCCGACGGTCACGCATTACGAGATCGGCAAGCTGCTGCTCGAGCGCGGCAGGCACCTCCTCGTCGAGAAGCCAATCGCCGACAAGCCCGAGCACGCGCGCGCGCTTTCGGAGCTCGCGAAGGAGCGCGGCTGCGTGCTGCAGGTCGGCCACATCGAGCGCTTCAATCCCGCGCTCCAGGCGCTCGAGGCAAAGCTCAGGAATCCGCGCTTTCTCGAGGTCACGCGGCTCTCGCCGTATCCGAATCGCAGCATGGATGTCGGGGTCGTGCTCGACGTGATGATCCACGACATCGAGATCATCCTGCACCTCGTGCGCTCGCCGATCGTGAGCATGGACCCCGTGGGCGTTTCGGTGCTGAGCAAGGGAGAGGACATCGCGAACGTGCGCTTTCGATTCGAGAACGGCTGCGTGGCGAACGTCACGGCCAGTCGCATCAGCATGGACAAGCTCCGCAAGATTCGGGTGTTTCAGGAGGACGCGTATCTTTCGCTCGATTACCAGAAACAGGACGGCGTGATGTATCGCGTCGTGGACGGGAAGATCGTTCGCGAGGGCGTCGAGGTCGTCAAAGGTGAGCCGCTGCGCAACGAACTGGAATCCTTCCTCGCCTGTGCGCGAGACGGCCTGCAGCCGAAGGTCTCCGGCCAGGCCGCGGCCGACGCGCTCGACATCGCGCTCGAGATCACGCGGCAGATCGAGGCGGCGGACCCCCGCAAGGGGATCGAGCGGCCCGACGTGAAGCTGCCGGGGCTGCTGAACCTGCTGCGCCCGCAGTGA
- the lpxB gene encoding lipid-A-disaccharide synthase, which produces MKKRVWIVAGEASGDARSAEVMRAVQALDAEVEFVGAGGPKMQALAAEPFDEWIAEAGVLGLWDVLKNYGYFKGKFDRMLADIARIKPDAVLLVDYPGFNLRLAKALRARQPGLKILFYVSPQVWAWNRGRIPKMAKWLDLMLCIFPFEKPLYEQSGLRTEFVGHPIVEQMARDRVPAARDPLLLGLFPGSREREVNRIFPAMVGAARAVANSRPDVRFEAAAATEAHAEIMRGMAGDAPIVIHAGGAHELMQRAGVGIVCSGTATLEAACFGLPYALVYRTAWLTYEVGLRLVKVKHLGIVNILAGRTVVREFIQHAASPGALADEALRLLNDEAARARLSDELSAVVATLHGERAAERAALAVLGELGKVTT; this is translated from the coding sequence GTGAAGAAGCGCGTCTGGATTGTTGCCGGCGAGGCGAGTGGCGACGCCCGCTCGGCCGAGGTCATGCGCGCCGTGCAGGCGCTCGATGCGGAGGTGGAGTTCGTCGGCGCGGGCGGTCCGAAGATGCAGGCACTAGCAGCGGAGCCGTTCGACGAGTGGATTGCCGAGGCCGGCGTGCTGGGCCTGTGGGATGTGCTGAAGAACTACGGCTACTTCAAGGGCAAGTTCGACCGCATGCTGGCGGACATTGCGCGGATCAAGCCCGACGCCGTGCTGCTCGTCGATTATCCCGGCTTCAATCTGCGACTTGCGAAGGCGCTGCGGGCGCGACAGCCCGGCTTGAAGATTCTTTTCTACGTGAGCCCGCAGGTCTGGGCCTGGAACCGCGGCCGCATTCCGAAGATGGCTAAGTGGCTCGACCTGATGCTGTGCATCTTTCCGTTTGAGAAGCCGCTCTACGAACAATCCGGCCTGCGCACGGAATTCGTCGGCCATCCCATCGTCGAGCAAATGGCGCGGGATCGCGTGCCGGCCGCGCGGGATCCTCTGCTGCTCGGGCTCTTTCCCGGAAGTCGCGAGCGCGAGGTGAATCGCATCTTTCCGGCGATGGTCGGCGCGGCCCGGGCGGTTGCGAACTCGCGGCCCGATGTGCGGTTCGAGGCGGCGGCCGCGACCGAAGCCCATGCGGAAATCATGCGCGGCATGGCTGGCGACGCGCCGATCGTGATTCACGCCGGTGGCGCGCACGAGCTGATGCAGCGCGCCGGCGTGGGCATCGTCTGCTCGGGCACGGCGACGCTCGAGGCCGCGTGTTTCGGTCTGCCCTACGCGCTCGTCTACAGGACGGCCTGGCTCACCTACGAAGTCGGTTTGCGCCTCGTGAAGGTGAAGCATCTCGGGATCGTGAACATCCTCGCCGGGCGCACGGTCGTCCGGGAATTCATCCAGCACGCGGCCTCGCCCGGAGCGCTCGCGGACGAGGCGTTGCGACTCCTCAACGACGAGGCGGCGCGGGCTCGACTCTCCGACGAATTGTCCGCGGTGGTGGCGACTTTGCATGGCGAGCGCGCGGCCGAACGCGCGGCGCTGGCCGTTCTCGGCGAACTCGGTAAAGTCACGACATGA
- a CDS encoding HIT domain-containing protein, whose protein sequence is MSFPKDHLESLWSPWRVEYFQRSPDAPRDFLLEAANATDDAEHQVVTRRKTSFLMLNRYPYASGHLMAVPYRKVAGMDELTEDESREIWELCLHAQRLLKLVVKAQGFNVGVNLGSAGGAGCAEHIHFHIVPRWEGDSNFMPVIGGTRILPDALDRVYRALVEAQTGL, encoded by the coding sequence ATGAGCTTTCCGAAGGATCATCTCGAATCGCTGTGGTCGCCGTGGCGCGTGGAATATTTCCAACGCTCGCCCGATGCGCCTCGCGATTTCCTGCTCGAGGCGGCGAATGCAACCGATGATGCGGAGCACCAGGTGGTGACGCGGCGCAAGACGAGTTTCCTCATGCTCAATCGCTACCCCTACGCGAGCGGTCACCTGATGGCCGTGCCCTACCGGAAGGTGGCGGGCATGGACGAGCTTACCGAGGACGAATCGCGCGAGATCTGGGAGCTGTGCCTGCACGCGCAGCGGTTGCTGAAGCTTGTGGTGAAGGCCCAGGGGTTCAACGTCGGCGTGAATCTTGGCTCGGCCGGGGGCGCGGGCTGCGCGGAGCACATTCATTTTCACATCGTCCCGCGCTGGGAGGGCGACTCGAATTTCATGCCCGTCATCGGGGGCACCCGCATCCTGCCCGATGCGCTCGACCGGGTTTATCGCGCGCTCGTGGAGGCGCAGACGGGACTATAA